A stretch of the Nicotiana tabacum cultivar K326 chromosome 6, ASM71507v2, whole genome shotgun sequence genome encodes the following:
- the LOC107815534 gene encoding mitochondrial intermediate peptidase, mitochondrial isoform X1 — protein sequence MHALIRQSAAHVRANSHFIHISTSKAPSIKETGLYGYHHLKTPKGFQRFVDDAIERSEELVNYIAGMPSSPEIIRAMDEISDTVCSVIDSAELCRHTHPDREFVDEASKAGLRINEFLHYLNTNHSIYKAVIKAEKDSSLTHEAQRAARFLRMDLEKGGIHLCPEKLDRANELSIDIIQLCREYNTNIITDPGHVDIFPASKIPKKMHHFVSPIYRNIPGASKESLGSRDSIKEKGFRIATEPSTLQGFLQCLPDAGVRKMAYVQGNSVPHANLEVLDKLIATRHEFAQLMGYKSYAEFSLHSTMAASPEVVLSFLLEMSKVVRPKADQEFEAIRDFKREKSGEPNGELEPWDEAYFTWLMKSATYKLDSSIIASYFPLPQCIEGLKILVESLFGVTFHRVPLAPGESWHPDVLKIVLHHPTEANLGYLYLDLKSRKGKHPICAHFAIRGGRRVSETKYQLPVVALVCNFSGSSLAPVRLNHFEVETLFHEFGHALHSLLSRTVLEYQHFSGTRVVLDFAETPSNLFESYAWDYRVLETFAKHYSTGDVIPKKLVESMVGAKKMFAATELQRQIFYALVDQTLFGEQTSTGRDTMAIVADLKRQHTSWTHVEGTHWHTRFSHLTNYGAGYYSYLYAKCFATTIWQRICQEDPLSLDTGLALRTKFLQHGGAKDPADILNDLVGSGIIRNCSGGIIPDITSLCEEMELMKH from the exons ATGCACGCTCTGATTCGCCAATCCGCCGCTCATGTACGAGCCAATTCCCACTTCATTCACATTTCAACATCTAAAGCTCCGTCAATCAAAGAAACGGGCCTCTACGGCTACCATCATTTGAAAACTCCTAAAGGCTTTCAACGATTCGTCGACGATGCTATTGAGAG GTCAGAAGAACTTGTGAACTATATAGCTGGCATGCCTTCATCTCCTGAAATTATCCGAGCAATGGATGAGATTTCTGATACT gtgtGCTCAGTAATTGATTCAGCTGAATTGTGCAGACATACTCATCCAGACAG GGAGTTTGTTGACGAGGCAAGCAAGGCAGGCTTACGGATAAATGAGTTTTTACAT TACCTTAATACAAACCATAGTATATACAAGGCGGTGATAAAAGCAGAAAAAGACAGCTCACTCACTCATGAAGCTCAGAGGGCAGCCCGCTTTCTACGAATGGACTTGGAAAAGGGGGGAATCCATCTTTGCCCTG AAAAACTTGATCGAGCTAATGAGCTATCCATTGACATTATTCAGTTGTGTAGAGA GTATAATACAAATATTATTACTGACCCTGGCCATGTGGATATATTTCCAGCCTCTAAGATCCCTAAAAAAATGCACCATTTTGTCAGCCCTATCTATCGTAACATACCAGGTGCATCTAAGGAATCTCTGGGGTCAAGAGATAgcataaaagaaaaaggattccGCATAGCAACTGAGCCAAGTACTCTGCAAGGCTTTCTTCAATGTTTACCTGATGCTGGG GTCAGGAAGATGGCATATGTCCAAGGAAATTCTGTTCCACATGCAAACCTTGAGGTTCTTGATAAGCTTATCGCAACAAGACATGAGTTTGCTCAG CTTATGGGTTATAAATCTTATGCTGAATTTTCTCTACATTCGACTATGGCTGCATCTCCTGAAGTGGTCTTATCCTTTTTGCTTGAGATGAGCAAAGTGGTCAGACCAAAGGCTGATCAG GAGTTTGAGGCAATTCGGGATTTCAAGAGAGAGAAAAGTGGTGAGCCTAATGGAGAGTTGGAGCCATGGGATGAGGCATACTTCACATGGTTGATGAAGTCTGCAACATACAAGTTGGACTCCTCG ATTATAGCATCATATTTTCCCTTACCACAGTGTATTGAGGGTTTGAAAATTTTGGTTGAGTCACTCTTTGGTGTGACTTTTCACAGAGTACCCCTTGCACCTGGTGAATCATGGCATCCTGATGTGTTAAAGATAGTGCTACATCATCCGACTGAGGCAA ACCTGGGTTACTTATACCTTGATTTAAAGTCAAGAAAAGGTAAACATCCCATTTGTGCTCATTTCGCTATCCGAGGAGGGCGTCGTGTTTCCGAGACAAAATACCAACTTCCT GTTGTAGCACTGGTTTGCAATTTCTCTGGGTCGAGTTTGGCTCCTGTGAGGCTTAACCACTTTGAAGTAGAAACACTTTTCCATGAGTTTGGGCATGCTCTCCATTCATTGCTCTCAAGAACAGTACTA GAATATCAACACTTTTCGGGTACGAGAGTGGTTCTTGATTTTGCTGAAACACCGTCAAACCTATTTGA GTCCTATGCATGGGATTATCGGGTGTTAGAGACATTTGCTAAGCACTACTCAACTGGTGATGTCATTCCCAAAAAACTCGTGGAATCAATGGTGGGAGCTAAGAAGATGTTTGCTGCAACTGAATTGCAACGCCAG ATCTTCTACGCATTAGTTGACCAAACACTTTTCGGAGAGCAGACGTCCACAGGGAGAGATACAATGGCGATTGTTGCAGATTTGAAAAGACAACATACAAGTTGGACACATGTGGAAGGAACACATTGGCATACCCGATTCAGTCACCTTACAAACTATGGTGCAG GTTACTATAGCTACTTGTATGCAAAATGCTTTGCCACAACTATCTGGCAAAGGATATGCCAAGAGGATCCTTTATCATTGGACACGGGTTTGGCTTTAAGAACGAAATTCTTGCAGCATGGAGGAGCCAAAGATCCAGCTGATATACTGAATGATCTTGTGGGGAGTGGCATCATAAGGAATTGCAGCGGTGGAATAATACCGGACATTACAAGCCTTTGTGAGGAAATGGAGCTCATGAAACACTAG